The Candidatus Melainabacteria bacterium RIFOXYA2_FULL_32_9 DNA segment GCTTGCCTAGAAAATGTTGAAATGTACTAATAATAAAGAATGTCATTGCGAGGTGCTTCGCACTGTCTTAAGCCATCAATCTTTCCAATAATACGCACTATCACCGCAAAGTAACAAAGTCACTTTTATAAGTTATCAATCACATTCTATAACATGCACTGTCATTGCGAGCCTACAACGCAGGCGTGGCAATCTATCTGGTGAACATTGGAGAGATTACCGCAGTGACACAGTCACTTTTTTTAAATTCATCAATCTTGGTAATAAGACTATGATTATAGACTTTAATGGTGCAGTTTTGCTGCCTCCTCATAATGACAATATGGGGATTTTTAAAATTTTATAAATATTGAAAACGCAAATATTAGAAATCTATTGAAAATCATTAAATTATTTATTCTTGGCAAGCACCTAAATTTTTATTATTTAAGCAACAAAACTTCTCTAACGACTTTTGCCGCTGTTATAGTTGAAACTCCTGAAGGGTCATAATGAGGTGAAAGTTCAACCACATCTGCACCTACAATATTAAGATCAGATAACGATAACAACCAGGATATTAACTCCTTAAAACTCATTCCACCAGCTTCAGGAGTGCCTGTTCCACTCATAATACCTGGATCTAAAACATCCAAATCAATACTCAGATAAACAGGTCTATTTGACAATTTATCCAGTATTGCAGGAATCTCAGANNNNNNNNNNNNNNNNNNNNNNNNNNNNNNNATCCAATCAAACTCGTCTTTGGTGCCAGATCTGATTCCAATTTGTATCAGGTTTTCAGCCCCAATAAGATTAGTTACAAGTCTCATTACTGAGGCATGAGATAAACATTCACCTAAATATTCTTCCCTGAGATCAGCATGAGCATCAAAATGGATTATAGCTAAATCTGGATATTTTTCTGTATAAGCCTGAATGGCAGGATAAGTTACAAGATGTTCTCCACCTATTCCTAACCACTGTTTTCCAGCGTCAAGAGTTTCCCTTGTAGCCTGGTTTATGAGATTCAAACACTTATCTCTATTACCTAAAGGAAGATCCAGTTCACCTGCATCGTAAAAAGCGACTTCTGTAAGTTCTTTATTTTGGTATGGAGAATAATCTTCTAATCCCCAGGCTGCTACTCTTATCATTTCAGGACCAAAACGGGTTCCTGGCCTGTATGAACAAGTTCCATCATAAGGCAAGCCAACCATTACCCATTTAGACTTATCAAAATCCTCACAGGCTCCCGGCCAGTTTCTTGATAGGAAAGGACCGCTTAACACAATATTGAATCCTTTTCTCCTGTTAATTCCTTAACAAAATTAGGAAGAGCAAAAGCAGCTTTATGAATTTCTCTATTATAATGCTTTGTTGTTTTTTCTATCTGTGCTGCCAAAGCATCGTTTATATTATCAAATGGATTAACATCACAGGAACAGTAAGCCCAACTCCAATAACCGCCGGGATAAGTTGGAATAGGTCCAAGATAAGGTTTAACTATAGGGAATACCTTTCTTAATAAAGCATACATTAAGTTTATTTCTCTTTTATCTGCAATTGGAGATTCACTTTGAGCTACCATTATTCCGTTAGGTTTCAATGATTCTTTAACATCAGTATAAAATTCTTCTGTAAATAAGCCTTCACCAGGGCCAAGAGGATCAGTTGAATCTATTAAAATTACATCAAATACATTCTTTTGCTCAGCTATATAAGCAACTCCATCACGTACTTGAATTTCAACTTTTGGATCATCTAATTTACCAGCTATTGTAGGAAGAAATTTCTTGGAAACCTCAATAACCTTACCATCAATCTCACATAATACAGCACGCTTTACTGATGAATGTTTCAGAACTTCTCTAATTGTTCCACCATCACCACCACCAATTACCAGCACTTGTTCAGGATTTGAGTGGTTTAGTAAAGGAATATGGCTTATCATCTCATGATAAACAAATTCATCCTGCTCCGTTGTCATTACCATTCCATCTAAAAGTAATACTCTACCGAAGCCCTCTGTATCTATAATATCAATTGTTTGAAATTCTGAGACCTCATGACATAAGGTTTCTTTAACTTTAATGGTAATTCCAAATTTATCATCATGTCGCTCTGTATACCAGAGATCAAATTCCACTTAATTGCCTCCTATGCAATAAAACTGCTATTTGAATGCTATCTTTGTTCTTTTATCTCAAAAGGAGTAACAAGAACTTCATTTTCAGTATTTAAAAGGCCACGCTTTAACTCAGAATAAGACGCTGATTGAGCATTAAATTCTTTTCTAAGATATTCATATGCAACTTTAGGATCACAACTTTCACCACAGGTAAAGAGATCTACAGCTGCATAACCCAATTCAGGCCAGGTATGAATTGCCAAATGAGATTCAGAAATAATTACCACACCACTAACACCATAAGGGTTAAACATATGGAATTTTTTCTCAACAACAGTAGCGCCACACTCTGTAGCAGCATCTACCATCATTTTTTCTATCAATTCAATATTATTAAGTACATTAGAGTTGCAACCATAAAATTCAGCTAGTATATGTCGTCCTAAATAAGCACATTTCTGATTTATCTTTAAAGTTTCTAATTCTGCTTGCACCTTCAATCCCTTGCTCCTTTTGTAAAATACGATGATACACTACATCTGGGTCTTACTGCATATTACTTTTACATAAACAAAGGTTCTAATTCCTTATCTTTCATCATTTTTTGAGACATTGCTAATAAAATTATCATGGAAATCAATGTTTATCAACAAATCTATACTTTCTTATAAAGACGGCCTGAAAGTTTTACGGCCTTTATATTTTAATAAATATAAACAGCTGGAAAACTGTTCCAGAGATTAGAATATTTATTAGTTTTTTTACTAAAATTTACAAAAGCAAAAAAGAGCTGCTTAACCTAAATCGCTAGTTAATTTGAGTAAAAAATTCTCAAAACACCCACCCACAACCACTCATAGGTAGCAAAGATGCTTCGCCTCTTTTGCAATTCTCTATAACTTTTGAGAATTTTTTACTCAATATTCGTGCTGGTTTTAGGCAATTAGCAATTCGGGTTGATTATAATTCCATTTTCTTAAAGGCCATCTCAAAACGTTTATGCCAGGTATGATCTCTTAGACATCTCTCATAACCGGCTTTACGTATGGCTTCACGTTCATTATCATTTTTTAAGTAATATTTTATCTTTTCAGCTAAGTCTTCTTTGTCTTTATAACAAACTATTTCTTTTCCTATATCAAAAAATTCTTCAAGCTCTTCCATATATTCAACCATATAAAACCCGCCGCTCATTGGAACTTCAAAATCTCTAAGGCGTACCTGAAGAATTCTTTCTTCTCTTATATGAGTATCTCCACAGGAAGAAAATCCAAGGTTAATTTTTGAGCGACTATACGTTTTTATCATTTCTATATCAGGCAAAACCTGACCGGTTCTATTATACGGAAGTTTTATTTCAGACTCATTTACTTTTTTAAATGAAGACTCTATTAATTCCAATAACTCTCTTAATATTCCAAGACTGGCATGCTTTAAGCCTTTAGTTGATAGAGATTTTATACGTCCAAGAGCAGAATAATTCTGCCAACCTGAACCCCAGACTTTTATATCGATATCCTGATCAAGAATATACTTGACATACTCGGGACGCTCCCCATAAGCCTGCCCTATAAATGTAACATCAAACTCATAAGGAAGATCATAAGGCTTATAAATATTTGGATTTGCTGCTTCCTGGCAATAAATAGGTTTTGCTCCCATATTTTTATAGTCTTCCATCCGAAATTTTTCCGGTACAAGACACCAGTCATAATGAGGAGATATTTCTTTTACAAGATGCAGCTGATATGAACCATTACAATACCAATTAACTGTCTTAATCCCCATCCTTTTGATTTCATCTATTGTTTCAGGAAAAACACAGGCATCATAAAAATAGCTGAAAAATAAATCTACAGGTTTTTCATCATGAGCTTTTTTTATTTGATTTAAAAGTTCTTTGGATAATTTGAGTCTGTTTCTGCGAATAAACTTATTTTGCTCATAATTCGCCGGATCAAGATTTTTAAAAGTTTCTCTTAAATTATAATCAAACTCAATAACCTCATGTCCCATATCAACCAAGGGCAAATACAGGTTATTTCTCCATAAATCTGAATTAAAATCTGGATTTGGCGATGTATCAGATGCATAAAATATTCGCATTTATTATCCTTTTAAAGTTCTTATGCAACAGACAAATTATTTAACTCCATGGCAAAATGATACCATTTATAATTCCAATTAACATCCTTATTTTTAAGTAAAATTAAGTCTATACTAGCCTTTTCATGAATAATAAATGTTAATTTTCATTCATACAGGCCTAAATAATAGCAATTATTAATAAAAATTATACTTTTTATAAGTAAGTAACAGTGTTACAAGATTAAATTTTTGTCTCAGAGGGGTTATGAGTTCAAAAAAAATACATATTTCCCAATTTGATTTTCAAAGTCTTAACCAATCGACAAAACTAACCAACTCTTTTGCAGATCAAAACCAAGATAAGACTTTTGATCTGCAAGAAATAAAAACCTTAGCAGCATTAGTTTTTTCGTGCTTAGGGTCAAAAACTAAAATTTCTAGTTATGATCAGCCTAAAAAAAACGTTAATAACCGTGATTATAAAGATATTGAAGCGCAAAAATTCATAAAAAACTTTCATCAAATAGACAAAGGATATTTTAGAGGTGCTGTTCCAAACATTAAAGGCATTGAGTTTTTAATTGAATATAAAAACGTAAAAACCGTGATTGATTTAAGGTACTTTTTCAAGAACAATAAGCAAAAACAAGAAAATATAATAAGAAATTCCGGTTTAAACTATATCAGTATACCGATGTGCCCTATAGTTCCACCTGGAATTAAGCAAATACAATATTTTTTAAGTATCGTTAATAATCCTGTTAACCAGCCTGTTTATGTTCATTGCCGTGAGGGTAAAGATAGAACAGGTATAATGACAGCTATATACAGGGTTAATAAGTATAATTATTGTTTTGATAAAGCTTTTTCAGAAATGCTAAAATTTGGTCATCACGCCAACCTTTTCCCATTGCTAAAAATATGGCTGTATAACTATATAGATGGTCATAAGAAACAAATTTCAGGAACTCAGTTTAGCCATGCTACAAGCTAGTACTTTGTTTCAATTATTTACATTGCTGGTGCTAACGCACATAATTAAGTCATCACTGGAATAATTGATGACTAAGAAAAAGTGACTCTGCCACCTCACAATGATAGAGGTATTATTGGAATGATTGATGACTGAGAAAAGTGACTTTGTCACCTTCAAATTGACGTGGTGCATGGGTTTCCCCCGTAGACCTCACTTTGCATAATTAATTGGTCAGAGTAATAGTGGGTTGCTACAAACTACAAATCTCTTAAATTTTATATTGCGGCAATACCAGTTTCACCTGTTCTTATTCTTATTACTTCATCTATTGAAGAAATAAATATTTTCCCATCTCCAATTGTGTCTGTTTGAGCTTTTTCCACTATTATTGAGACAGCTTTGTCAAGTAATTCATCTGATACTACTATTTCTAATTTTACTTTTGGAATAAAGGGAATATGATATTCTGCCCCTCTATAAAACTCAGTAAACCCTTTTTGTCTTCCAAAACCTTTTACTTCAATAACCGTCATGCCCTGTATACCTATTTCATTCAGGGCATCTTTTACTTCGTTTAACTTGAAAGGTTTTATTATTGCTTCAATCTTTTTCATTGCTTTCTCCTGTAATTAAATTTATTTCTAATACAATTTTGTGATCGAAATATAATTAATCGAGCCGACTATAAACTGCGAGCCGAGATAATTATACTTTAGATATAAACTTATTAAATTGTATAACTTCTTTCACCATGTTGACTTAAATCAAGACCAATAGACTCTTCTTCATCCGTCACCCTAAGTCCCATTATTATATCGAGGATTTTCATTATAATAAAGGTAACTCCAAAAGAATAAGCCCAGACAACAAGTGCTGTTATGAATTGTATAAAAAGTAAATTGGGATTTCCATAAAATAAACCATTATTTCCTAGGGAATTAACCGCTGTTGTAGCAAATAATCCAGTAGCAATAACTCCCCAGGTACTACCTACTCCATGAACGCCTACAACATCAAGAGAATCATCATACCCAAACTTTGTTTTCAAGTTTACTGCTAAATAACATAATATTCCAGCAATTAATCCTATAATTATAGAAGCTGTTAAGTTAACAAAACCGGCAGCAGGTGTAATTGTAGCAAGACCAGCAACAGCACCAGATACAGCGCCTAAAGCTGTAGGTTTACCTCTGTGTACCCACTCTGCAAATATCCAGGATAATGCAGCAAAAGAAGCAGCGATATGTGTAACAACAATAGCAGATGTTGCAAGTGCACCTGATGTTATAGCACTTCCTCCATTAAAACCAAACCAGCCAAACCAAAGTAATCCTGTCCCTGTAATGGTAAAAATAAGATTGTGAGGAGGAATTGCTTCGGCACCATAGCCTTTTCTTCTTCCGACAATAAATGAAGCAGCTAATGCAGCGGCACCAGAACTGATATGTACAACATAACCACCAGCAAAATCAAGTGTACCAAAATTTCTTAGCCAGCCACCAACTCCCCATACCCAATGGGCAACGGGACAGTAAACAAAAGTTATCCAAAATACAAGAAATACCAGATAAGTCCTGAACTTAAATCTTTCAGCAAAAGCACCTGTTATAAGAGCAGGTGTAATAATTGCAAACATCATTTGGAATAACATAAAAGCTTCATGTGGAATTGTAGCAGCATAATCAGGATTTGGAGCCTGTCCCACTCCTCTTAATCCTGACCAGGTTAAATTTCCTATAAGATGATTCATATCAGGGCCAAATGACATACTATAACCGTATAACACCCAGACCGCTGAAACCACACTTATAGCTATAAAACTTTGCATAACTGTACTAAGAACGTTCTTGCTTCTTACCATGCCGCCATAAAATAGTGCAAGACCAAATGTCATTAATAATACAAGAGCTGAAGAAACTAGAACCCAGGTTGTGTCTCCTGTATCTATAGTTGGCAGCTTAAGAGAAGCAGTAGTATTTTGGGCTGGATTTGGCGGAGTTACTATAGCAGGAGTAGTCATTCCCACTTGTGATTGATCTGCTGCCAATACTGCATCTGAAAACTTGAACATACCTGTTATAAAAAGAGTGCTTAATATTAAAACAGTTAAAATAATAAATTTTGGGTTTTTAAGCATACTAAAAATATGTTTAAAAAAAACTCTTATCATACTTCCTCCATAAAAATTTTGTTAAAATTTGACAAAAATTGAGACAAGATTAAATAATTTTTAGTAAAAAATACTAAAATTAGCCTTAATTTTTTCAAAAATTGTTGTAAAACTATTAATTTTAAGATATAAACGTAGAATATTAATAAAATTCTTGGCTACAAAATAATTTTAATTTTGTAGCTTTTTTTAAAAGCTATAATTTGAAATAAAAACCTCCTTTTCTTTCTCCAATGATCATTGAGCTAGTATACTAAAAAAACTTGTATTAAAAAAGAAGAATTTAGAACCTGTCTAAAAAATTATAATAAGGACAGCGTAAAAAATACTTACGCATTTTTTATTGCGTCCTTAATTAGCGCTGCCAATTTTGATTCTGATTTTGTATGAAAAATGGTTTTATTGAGGGTGTAATAATCTTAAAAGTAGATTGACACAATAATTTTGAAGACTTATGAAACATAACCCTAGTACTCTGACCAATTAATTATCAGGGTATATCATATCTTTTGAGCCAAGCTCTTAAATTTTTTCCAAACTTAAGAGATCCTTTTTAATCATTAGATAAAGATTTAAATTAAATACTGCATCAAAGAGGGCATGGTGTTTTTCTACTCCTAAAGCAAGAGCTTTAGTCCTGTTATCAGCTTCTTTTGTTAATTCCTCTTTTAGTTCTTTAAATTTTTTACTGTGTTTTTCGGCAAGTAAATACATAAAACTGTTTAATTCTATGCTTTTTCCGCTAAGCCTGTTAGAAAGAAGAGGCATCCATCTATGTATAAACTGCATATCAAATCCTGCGATATTTAAACCAATAGGAATAGGCTTAATATCTGATTTGTAGTATTTTTTGATGAAACTAACAGCTTCTTCATCTGTTTTTAAAAGCGAAATTCTGTTTGACTGACTTGTAAAATCAAAACCATTAACTTCTATTGCGCTTGGCATAATAAGTAATTCATTATATTTAATTTCTCTATAAAAGCTTTGATAATCTTCAAGACCATTTAGTGAAATTACAATTCCAATAGACAATATAGAATGTTTTATCGGATCTGTACCCGAGGTTTCTATATCCAGAAATAATTCTTGCATATAAAATTCCTTTAATTTTCCAATTTAATCAGGTTTTAAAAGTTTACTCAAAATAAAGTTTATTGATTTTTTAGGACAGATAAATATCTTTGTCATTACTCAATATGACATTAAAACAATAACTTGCTATGGGACTGTTTGTTGTTTTTTTAATAACTCTATTATCTTAATTCTTCTTTCGAATGACATTTTTAAAAAAATAGGTAATAGTAATTTCGATAAAAAAGTTGGTAACAAGTTGATTGATATGAGAAAAAACTTCTTAATATTAAATTTTGCTGTTTTAATGTCTCTATTGTTAAATCCCATGGGACAATACAGCTGTTTTGCTGTTTCTCTATCAGCAAGTGTAGAAAAAGAACACTATATACAATTTGACAAAACAAATACAGTGGTGGAT contains these protein-coding regions:
- a CDS encoding transcriptional regulator (indirectly regulates nitrogen metabolism; at high nitrogen levels P-II prevents the phosphorylation of NR-I, the transcriptional activator of the glutamine synthetase gene (glnA); at low nitrogen levels P-II is uridylylated to form PII-UMP and interacts with an adenylyltransferase (GlnE) that activates GlnA); its protein translation is MKKIEAIIKPFKLNEVKDALNEIGIQGMTVIEVKGFGRQKGFTEFYRGAEYHIPFIPKVKLEIVVSDELLDKAVSIIVEKAQTDTIGDGKIFISSIDEVIRIRTGETGIAAI
- a CDS encoding spermidine synthase — encoded protein: MEFDLWYTERHDDKFGITIKVKETLCHEVSEFQTIDIIDTEGFGRVLLLDGMVMTTEQDEFVYHEMISHIPLLNHSNPEQVLVIGGGDGGTIREVLKHSSVKRAVLCEIDGKVIEVSKKFLPTIAGKLDDPKVEIQVRDGVAYIAEQKNVFDVILIDSTDPLGPGEGLFTEEFYTDVKESLKPNGIMVAQSESPIADKREINLMYALLRKVFPIVKPYLGPIPTYPGGYWSWAYCSCDVNPFDNINDALAAQIEKTTKHYNREIHKAAFALPNFVKELTGEKDSILC
- a CDS encoding ammonia channel protein, encoding MDTGDTTWVLVSSALVLLMTFGLALFYGGMVRSKNVLSTVMQSFIAISVVSAVWVLYGYSMSFGPDMNHLIGNLTWSGLRGVGQAPNPDYAATIPHEAFMLFQMMFAIITPALITGAFAERFKFRTYLVFLVFWITFVYCPVAHWVWGVGGWLRNFGTLDFAGGYVVHISSGAAALAASFIVGRRKGYGAEAIPPHNLIFTITGTGLLWFGWFGFNGGSAITSGALATSAIVVTHIAASFAALSWIFAEWVHRGKPTALGAVSGAVAGLATITPAAGFVNLTASIIIGLIAGILCYLAVNLKTKFGYDDSLDVVGVHGVGSTWGVIATGLFATTAVNSLGNNGLFYGNPNLLFIQFITALVVWAYSFGVTFIIMKILDIIMGLRVTDEEESIGLDLSQHGERSYTI
- a CDS encoding S-adenosylmethionine decarboxylase proenzyme, whose product is MNQKCAYLGRHILAEFYGCNSNVLNNIELIEKMMVDAATECGATVVEKKFHMFNPYGVSGVVIISESHLAIHTWPELGYAAVDLFTCGESCDPKVAYEYLRKEFNAQSASYSELKRGLLNTENEVLVTPFEIKEQR